One Primulina huaijiensis isolate GDHJ02 chromosome 8, ASM1229523v2, whole genome shotgun sequence genomic region harbors:
- the LOC140983031 gene encoding uncharacterized protein: MKIGSISLNPQFLILVLVTTILNGICLDSVSAVCEFSVKDKNKLYNYSLAAPLRKFPHGIRSEDGFYKVSANGTVLWFQLCGSMIFNHDPPMCVGCKDCGGSSRCGMGCSALVSNKIEGYPVCTTLGLSSTMLMDVIDRKNPHTGITVKMTNNGPKHNCSLSVSVICKSNGVQAPQTFETVGFCDYTAELKHPSGCAKIISSHGSGLGWFGTLMIIVLCLFGVYLLAGAVYRYYFLRIRGIDVIPNLEFWSSLPQRVQRVYFSLVQRFRGPSVGYRSSYSPVNF; the protein is encoded by the exons ATGAAAATTGGTAGCATTTCTCTGAATCCTCAGTTTCTCATTTTGGTCTTAGTGACAACGATTCTCAACGGAATCTGCCTCGATTCGGTGTCAGCTGTGTGTGAATTTAGTGTTAAGGATAAGAATAAACTGTACAATTACAGCTTGGCCGCTCCTCTCCGTAAATTTCCCCATGGAATCCGCAGCGAAGATGG GTTTTATAAAGTGTCAGCTAATGGGACTGTGCTCTGGTTTCAG CTTTGCGGTTCGATGATATTCAACCATGATCCTCCTATGTGTGTTGGTTGTAAG GACTGTGGTGGTTCATCACGCTGTGGCATGGGTTGCAGTGCACTTGTGTCTAACAAAATAGAAG GTTATCCAGTATGTACAACTCTTGGTCTTTCATCGACCATGCTCATGGATGTCATCG ATAGAAAGAACCCTCATACGGGGATCACTGTTAAGATGACGAATAATGGCCCGAAGCATAACTGTTCTCTCTCGGTATCTGTTATATGTAAATCAAATGGAGTCCAA GCTCCACAGACATTTGAAACTGTTGGGTTTTGTGATTAT ACTGCAGAACTGAAACATCCATCGGGCTGTGCCAAGATTATATCGTCTCATGGTAGCGGATTGGGCTGGTTTGGTACCTTAATGATCAT aGTCTTATGTCTCTTTGGAGTTTACCTGCTGGCTGGTGCAGTTTACCGGTACTACTTCCTGCGAATTCGTGGTATAGAT GTCATTCCCAACTTGGAATTTTGGTCTAGCTTACCGCAGAGAGTACAG AGAGTGTATTTCTCATTGGTTCAAAGATTCAGAGGACCTTCAGTGGGTTACAGGAGCTCTTATTCTCCAGTCAATTTTTGA